The segment TTTTATTAGTGTTAGTAGGCTTGTGTACAGAGTTATGAATTACTATATAGAAATTGATGATATAAGTTAGCATGTTCTTAATAGTGGAGTCTTTGATTCACTGTGTTTTAGCTGATTAAAGTTCCTTTGCTATTTCTATGGTCTATTTTGATGTTTCTCTGTTTTGTTATTTTGTAACAAAAAATCAACATCAAAAAATAAGAGATTGGATTCGTTTATGATAGCTAACTCTTTCTAGGTTCTCTTGCTTGAACTTTTGTTTTTTGGACTTATGTAATAAATCGAACCCTTTCCATAGTAATCTagtcaaaacatcaagaaaaactCTAGATATTCCTAGAAATAAACAATACTATCCTCACAAAACTATGCTAGTCTAATCAAAACAATACCCAAAGAAAATCTAGAAACTTCTTTAAATTAACAATAATATCCTCACAAAACTTTAAAAAAAGACTTTCCTTTCAAAATTTAGAAGCTTTAACAAATAGAAAAGAAGCTTTTAAAAATAAGCAAGAAAATTTTCACAAAATTTAGAAGCTTTTAAAAACAAGCCATCCTTCCCTCACATTATTGTGGAAGAAGGGatggaaacaaaaataaaataaaaaattgcagcGGCAATGGCGAGAATCGTACGTACGGCAGGCTGTAAAACGGACGTTTCGCCGGTCAAAACGGGCAAGGGATTTCTGGTAATAAGACCCCATTTCATTGATATGATTTCTGAAAATATTTGCCAAGTGTAGATCAAAGCCAGACATGAAAGATTAGGTGAAGGTTCGCCGGAATCAAATGCGAAGTTAACGCATTTAATACTGCAAACATGAATGAAGGGCAAACATAGCCATTCATCTGCCAAGTTTCAGCATTTCCTTATTCTCACAAGCTCACAGATAAAAAATCTTACAGCAAATAAGAAGATACAGTCGAAAAGGCTAAGAATCTATCTGGGTTGTGGGCATGGGTGATGATAATGGCAGTGAAGTGGAGGGCGAGGTGATGAGGTCGTGGTCGTCCTCATTCTCAGGGTGGCAGAGCTATTCAAATGCATTACGTGAGACCCACAAAAGGCTCAAGGAAAGAATGGTGGCGACATGGACGGTGGAGGAAGAAATGACCACAATGAGGCAACGTTCAGGCGCAGAAATGAGAAAGAAGCTGGAATGGTACGATCTGATGGCCATGGGAGTTGGAGGAATGCTTGGAGCAGGAGTTTTTGTGACCACGGGCACCGTTGCCCATCAAAATTCGGGCCCTGCAGTCGTGTTGTCCTACATCGTTGCGGGCGTCTCTGCATTGCTCTCAGCTTTCTGTTACACGGAATTTGCAGTAGAAATGCCAGTCGCAGGAGGTGCATTCAGTTATCTGCGCATCACATTTGGTATATCAAATTCAGCGCCCTCAACTGCATTAAAATTGGTTTCTTGGACAGAAATAGATAGtgtctttttttttcaattaatgccTTTTTTATATTGGTCTTGGGGACATTTATTCCTGGGTCTGATACGTTAAATGAGTTTTAATGGCGGCACTGTGCACTGACATTGGAAATTAATGATGTGGGAACAGGCGAATTTGCGGGATATTTTGCTGGAGCTAATCTTGTGCTCGAGTACGTGTTGTCTAATGCTGCGGTTGCCCGCAGTTTTACCTCGTATTTCTCTAATATCTTTGGTGTTAGCAATGGAGATGCTTGGCGAATTAGAGCTGAGGGCTTGGCTGATGGTTACAATATGCTCGACTTTCCGGCAGTCGCTCTGGTTATGTTGTTGACTCTATGCATTTGTCGCAGGTGACCATCACACACTCTTTCAATTTTTCTGAAAGGGATAAACACTTTTGATTTGAGTTATGAATTAGTTAGATCATAAATAGAAATGTCATTACTTAATATTAACATCTTAATGGAATTTGAACTTTGATGACAGGAATAACACCATATTTAAATGAGGATGACCCCACAATGCAGCCGTTAGATGTGAGCTTTCTACATGGACAGTCTTGAGAATAACATCTCAAGAGAGTTTGAACTTTGATGGATGACATAAACAATGACACCATATTTAGAACATCACACTTTGCCAATATTCAAATAGAGACCTCAACTCTAACATAAATCCTCAACAATAACATTTCAAGAAAGTGAATTTTGATTGTAAGAACAACAACACCACATTTAAGGCATCACACTATTATGCATTACAGTTTTGATTTTGATTCTGCATatattttttcctttcaacatTTCAGATCAATTCTCTTCTCATATCTTACTTGTTGAtaaaagatcatgaaattttatccaAAATATAGAATAAAAAACACAATCAAAATCAGAAACTGCAATACACACTCTGAAACTATATGCTACCATCATACTATGTCAATACCATGGAAACACTTGTTTATATCTTTTACTTTAATTTGTGGCTCTTTGATCTGAATAAAATGTTTTTGATTTCAGCACAAAAGAGAGCTCTGTTGTGAACATGGCGGCAACTCTGTTCCACCTGCTCATGTTTGCATTTATCATTGTTGCCGGATTTGCTAATGGGCACTTTCACAACCTGACAAGGCCTTCAGGATTCGCTCCTTACGGCGCCAAAGGAGTTTTCGAAGGAGCTGCAATCGTTTATTTTAGCTATATTGGGTATGATTCAGTATCAACTCTAGCAGAGGAAATAAAGCGTCCGGCCCAGAGCCTTCCGCTCGGTGTTTCGGGCTCTGTTATTATCGTTTCTCTGGTCTACTGCCTGGTGGCCCTCTCACTCTGCGTTCTTGTGCCTTATGATCAGGTACCCGCACTGTTCCATATCCTTCGCTTGCATTAATTTTTGCCATTACTGTGACCCGTAATAGAGATTGATATTGATGTAATTAGATCTTTTAAGTCAAGGGTGTCTAATTTAGTTTTGTTTGAATATATATTATTTGGTGGTTTGTCTATAAATTCATTTTGGCTATCTGATATGGGAATATGAGAACCTCCCTGGCTAAAAGCCAAGGATTGAGgagtatccattccaccaaattcgcTCAGGGCAGGATCCTGGCCTCGTCCCTTTTTGATGTCACGGCCTTGCACTTAACAAGATTTAATTCCTGGTGGGCTtattaagaacctttcaacttcaccaagATGTAGTCCCtggtgggctcattaagaacctttcaacttcaccagCAAACAAAGGGCCCATTGATGTTTTGTTTGAATATTTCATCAGAGTTTGCAAATATCTTAGATTAGGTTAAATGCAAACTTATTATTGTTTTAATACTTTGGATCACATTTCATGTGGATCTATCATGTCTTTGATTAGATTATGTAAACTTATTTTCATAATAACATTTAGGATTACACTTCATGAATGATGGATCATAGAATGTGTTTTGAGAAATCTTGGAATTTGATCAGTACGGCGCAGAAGAAAATAAGTTCACTTAATCTAATCCAGTTTTTTTGAAAATTAAGATAATAGACTATAAAAATTTCAGatctttaattatttgataaaCTATAAATGTTATAAGAACTTTTGAAATAGATAGTCTATATGATTAATTTCATCAGATTTCCACGATTCATCAGTTTATCTCTTGATTATTTATGAATTTGATTGATTCTTACAATCCATTAGCCTATATGATGTTTGTTATCTTCCCAGTTTCTAGAAAGTTTACTGAACATTATAACTCAAAGCCCTTAaccattaaaatttgaattttgggtatACTAAATGATTTGTTATTGTTATGTCACGAGGGGATTGAAGAGAAATGTGTGGACATTGGACATGTGAATGTTACAGATAAGTACATCGGCGGCTTTCAGCGAGGCGTTCAAGAAATCAGTGGGCTGGAGGTGGGGCTCAAACGTGGTGGCAGTTGGGGCTGCATTGGGAATATTAACGTCGCTTCTGGTGGCCATGCTTGGGCAGGCCAGGTACTTGTGCGTGTTTGGGAGAGCTCATTTAATTCCCTCATGGTTTGCACGAGTCCATCCCAAAACAGGCACGCCAATCAATGCCACTCTTTGTCTAGGTAAGCAATGCCTGTATGCCCGTATCGATCCATTTCATTCCATGTCAAAAAGTAAATTTCTTTCTTTGTCCTCCGACTGTACATTACTGCACCCCACCGACCATGGCAGGTAAGTAAGGAAGCAAACTTTGGTGGTACCTACTTAACTACCTAATGCACCGCTATATTCAGCTTAAAGCATTGGTTTTGTATCTGCAGG is part of the Cryptomeria japonica chromosome 10, Sugi_1.0, whole genome shotgun sequence genome and harbors:
- the LOC131033257 gene encoding cationic amino acid transporter 6, chloroplastic-like, producing MVATWTVEEEMTTMRQRSGAEMRKKLEWYDLMAMGVGGMLGAGVFVTTGTVAHQNSGPAVVLSYIVAGVSALLSAFCYTEFAVEMPVAGGAFSYLRITFGEFAGYFAGANLVLEYVLSNAAVARSFTSYFSNIFGVSNGDAWRIRAEGLADGYNMLDFPAVALVMLLTLCICRSTKESSVVNMAATLFHLLMFAFIIVAGFANGHFHNLTRPSGFAPYGAKGVFEGAAIVYFSYIGYDSVSTLAEEIKRPAQSLPLGVSGSVIIVSLVYCLVALSLCVLVPYDQISTSAAFSEAFKKSVGWRWGSNVVAVGAALGILTSLLVAMLGQARYLCVFGRAHLIPSWFARVHPKTGTPINATLCLGFCTAAIALFTELSIVLNMISIGTLVVFYVVANALIYHRHVHKGATKPLPTLAFLTLFSLSATGFALCWQLEKHGLWGLLTFGSLSVLLITAFKLTVPIVHHPKDWGVPLMPWFPAASIFLNVFLLSTLDRWSYARFGLWTIFLLFFYIFFSVHATHDAEASSKQDHATTMQDVHNKDVGVSTGRDDQCNSESRLE